The following are encoded in a window of Rubellicoccus peritrichatus genomic DNA:
- a CDS encoding class I SAM-dependent methyltransferase, with translation MSSELSPDVKNWIQPTLNNQGIMVKQLCKNSKAFIEFAASTDLPVVDMGCAYGVATLPALEKGANVIACDLEPRHIAELKREAERRNLSGLTTRTGHFPEDYSFTPNSLAAFHSSYVLHFLTGEKLVAGLKSIKEWLTSNGKLFINTATPYLPLVENFAPEYERLLQNGVRWPGEMYEKALEHYFNPLISEYLPPESMPRFVHFFDKVVLSRTLQEAGFVIEHIDYYNMDWPPELIPLYGTKDVPALISCVARTE, from the coding sequence ATGAGTTCAGAACTGAGTCCAGATGTTAAAAACTGGATACAACCAACTTTGAATAATCAGGGCATCATGGTCAAACAACTGTGTAAAAACAGTAAGGCCTTTATCGAATTTGCCGCCAGCACAGACTTACCCGTCGTCGACATGGGTTGCGCTTATGGTGTAGCAACACTCCCTGCTTTGGAGAAAGGAGCGAATGTCATCGCATGCGACCTTGAACCCAGACACATTGCAGAGCTTAAGCGCGAAGCAGAGAGAAGAAATTTAAGTGGATTAACCACGCGAACAGGCCACTTTCCTGAAGACTATTCATTTACTCCTAATAGCCTGGCCGCCTTCCACTCTTCTTATGTTCTTCATTTTTTGACGGGCGAAAAACTCGTAGCTGGACTGAAGAGTATAAAAGAGTGGCTCACCTCAAATGGTAAGCTCTTTATCAATACAGCCACACCTTATTTGCCTTTAGTGGAGAATTTCGCTCCGGAATATGAACGCTTATTGCAAAATGGAGTTCGCTGGCCAGGAGAAATGTATGAAAAGGCCCTGGAGCATTACTTCAACCCATTGATCAGTGAATATCTACCGCCAGAGTCCATGCCCAGGTTTGTACACTTCTTTGATAAGGTCGTTCTCTCACGGACTTTGCAGGAAGCCGGTTTCGTCATCGAACACATCGATTACTACAATATGGACTGGCCACCAGAGCTAATACCTCTCTACGGCACCAAAGACGTACCTGCTTTGATAAGCTGTGTCGCCCGTACAGAATAG
- a CDS encoding choice-of-anchor I domain-containing protein codes for MERIALRGLGVPLAAAAMVMPTSSALADVDPLADLISAQPNLSGSLIGRYETDIFDEGASEIVAFDPATMRGFIVNSDAGMVDVIDLSDPTTPTLIQQVNVGGSVNSVDVWNGVFVAAVEGATAQDNGEIAIYSASDLTELARIPAGALPDNVVMSKDGKYILAANEGEPNDAYDNDPEGSVTHVVVSGVEEGMSAAEYAALFSGNSFTTTQINFNAWDSRKAELINAGIRIFGFGDPTVSQDLEPEYIAIAPNGYAYVALQENNALAVIDLETAEVLDILALGYKDHSRGLPTLSQYPFVAANRPVLGVSTEPGGGDILAGGFSGLDYDSDNSGGSILSFYTIGDRGPNGDTVNGQRPFLIPDYQAAILRIELDTDTGEVTVAETIDLFRQDGVTPITGLPNIPGKDEVPVDGAGNVLSYDEFGADMEGIVKDLDGTFWMCDEYRPAIYHFDANGDLIDRFVPINASDLGDTPVAEGTYGTETFPEEYNNRRPNRGFEGLALDTDNDRIFAFIQTPMDNPDSSIRNSDVLRILEIDASNGNPVAEYLYFLEGNSNAGIKGRVDKIGDAVYAGNGQFYVIERDSSVTATGRKNIFKIDLKGATNTLPLGGLSNGTEFEAQTIDALVEAGIQPVNKIKVTNLPSLGYLAGDKPEGLTMLEDGSLAVINDNDFGDLDPVIGIISFPEGENGLDPSDRDDAINIANWPVFGMFMPDTIAAVEINGATYIVTANEGDAREYDPFEEESRIKDLGDVGLELDSEIFPDSSITEDENLGRYTITTTMGDLDGDNALDQIFGFGGRSFSIFDEKGSLVFDSGSIIAEKIAELFPDDFNSNNDENDSFESRSDNKGTEPEAVAIGKIGAKTFAFIALERQSAVMVFDITNPAQAYYVDILSSRDFSGDAAAGEAGDLGPESIEFVPALYSPTGAPFLLVGNEVSGSTSVWGLEGTTLLQILHASDLEGGVEALEAAPDFAAIVEGLENQTDDHGIPSVVLSAGDNYIPGPFFSAAGDSALRTVLQDVYQDFFSEDGLTNLREGNGRVDISIMNAIGFDASAVGNHEFDAGTSSIEDIILTDIRGDSLGDVRWLGAQFPYLSSNLDFSNDGLGDFFTNDILPNTDFQSHPSDLDTAGNAPKLAPATVIQIGAEYLGVVGATTQVIQTISSPGDVLETTGDANDMVALAAVIQPQIDRLLPMTNKIVIVSHLQQIALEKELAGLLEGVDIIIAGGSDTLQANEENTLRDGDTAEEAYPFVTTNADGDSVVIVSTDGEYSYVGRLVVAFDLEGKLITDSLDNDLIGPYATVDSVVEALWGEEDPFAEGTRAELVQRLVNDGIFPVIIAKDSNILGLTNVFIEGRRSKVRTEETTLGNLTADANLWVAQQFDSTVRVSLKNGGGIRATIGEVVGNNGLLLPPQANALSGKEVGEISQLDIENSLRFNNGLTLLTVTAQELVWLLEHAVAGTAEGATPGQFPQVGGLAFSFDPTGTAVEFDDEANVVTAGTRVKNVVLLNENGQPDVQIMQDGVLVAPADYEIRMVTLNFLWGIFSSSDFIGGDGYPFPAFADNVVQLGDVLTDDGEIDFSDPGGEQDALAEYLLELFANTPFSVIETAAALDQRIQNLGSRNDGLVPGFDVESSLITAPAAGGTFQVAVETVTNGAWKTEEELDWLVISRLLATDTTTGNGPATVEVVIDANDSTSPRGGDIIIAGQAIVVRQDGTAEDDATFELDRNVQVLSGLGGTVIVTVTGTEGATWQSISQVEWISIQRGRAGEGDGLVILEVARNTGSARSGRVEIAGLRFLVDQGENIPNVSEENRGRVPQDIVENEDGSFQNNWFGRFFIVNENGGIGVHDAWGEIFFPEVQEDVEDALWFYDFDEESWHFTSDDVDPFVFSVAEQNWLYLLQIGEEAYVFSNAQQAWRRIR; via the coding sequence TTGGAACGAATAGCCCTTCGAGGCCTTGGCGTTCCACTCGCGGCTGCCGCCATGGTAATGCCGACATCCAGCGCCCTGGCCGATGTGGATCCGCTCGCCGATCTCATCAGCGCTCAACCGAACCTTTCCGGTAGCCTGATTGGCCGTTATGAAACGGACATATTCGACGAAGGCGCATCTGAAATTGTCGCCTTCGACCCCGCTACGATGCGTGGCTTCATTGTCAACTCGGATGCCGGTATGGTCGATGTCATTGACCTAAGCGACCCAACCACTCCGACCCTGATCCAACAGGTCAATGTTGGCGGTAGCGTCAACAGTGTTGATGTCTGGAATGGTGTCTTTGTCGCTGCCGTAGAAGGTGCAACTGCTCAGGACAATGGCGAGATTGCGATTTACTCAGCCAGCGATCTGACTGAGCTGGCTCGTATCCCAGCTGGTGCATTGCCTGACAATGTTGTCATGAGCAAGGATGGCAAATACATCCTCGCTGCCAATGAGGGCGAGCCAAACGATGCCTACGACAACGATCCTGAAGGCTCCGTTACTCACGTAGTTGTCAGTGGTGTCGAAGAAGGTATGAGCGCTGCAGAATATGCGGCACTCTTCTCCGGTAATAGCTTCACTACGACACAAATCAACTTCAACGCCTGGGATAGTCGCAAAGCCGAATTGATCAACGCAGGTATCCGCATCTTCGGTTTCGGTGATCCAACTGTTTCCCAGGATCTTGAACCCGAATACATTGCAATTGCACCAAATGGTTATGCCTATGTTGCACTGCAGGAAAACAATGCACTCGCTGTAATCGATCTGGAAACTGCTGAAGTCCTCGACATTCTTGCACTTGGTTATAAAGACCACAGCCGCGGATTGCCAACGCTCAGTCAGTATCCATTCGTTGCAGCCAATCGTCCAGTGCTTGGCGTGTCTACAGAGCCAGGTGGCGGCGACATTCTCGCGGGCGGTTTTTCCGGTCTCGATTATGACTCGGATAACTCTGGTGGATCGATACTCTCATTCTACACGATTGGAGACCGCGGACCAAACGGAGATACCGTAAACGGTCAGCGCCCATTCCTCATCCCTGATTATCAGGCGGCGATTCTTCGTATCGAATTGGACACAGACACCGGTGAGGTCACCGTTGCAGAGACCATTGACCTCTTCCGCCAGGACGGTGTGACACCAATCACAGGTCTGCCAAACATCCCAGGTAAAGACGAAGTTCCCGTCGACGGCGCCGGCAATGTTCTTTCCTACGATGAGTTCGGTGCTGATATGGAAGGTATCGTCAAAGACCTCGACGGCACTTTCTGGATGTGTGACGAATACCGTCCAGCAATTTATCACTTTGACGCAAATGGTGATTTGATTGACCGTTTTGTTCCGATCAATGCATCAGACCTCGGTGATACACCAGTTGCCGAAGGCACCTACGGCACAGAAACCTTCCCTGAAGAATACAACAACCGCCGCCCAAATCGTGGCTTCGAAGGACTTGCATTGGATACGGACAATGATCGCATTTTTGCATTCATCCAAACTCCGATGGACAATCCGGATAGCAGCATCCGCAATTCAGATGTGCTCCGTATTCTTGAAATCGACGCATCAAACGGTAACCCGGTTGCAGAGTATCTTTACTTTCTTGAAGGTAACAGTAATGCAGGCATCAAGGGCCGTGTTGATAAAATCGGTGATGCCGTTTACGCAGGCAACGGCCAGTTCTACGTCATCGAACGTGATTCATCCGTTACCGCAACGGGCCGCAAGAACATCTTCAAAATAGACCTCAAGGGTGCAACCAACACCTTACCACTTGGCGGTCTTTCCAATGGCACTGAGTTTGAAGCCCAGACAATCGACGCACTCGTCGAAGCTGGCATTCAGCCGGTTAATAAAATCAAGGTCACAAACCTTCCTTCCCTTGGTTACCTCGCTGGGGATAAACCAGAAGGCCTGACCATGCTGGAAGACGGCTCACTCGCCGTGATCAACGACAATGACTTCGGTGACCTTGACCCAGTAATTGGAATCATCTCATTCCCTGAAGGTGAAAACGGCCTCGACCCAAGCGACAGGGATGATGCCATCAACATCGCCAACTGGCCTGTCTTCGGTATGTTCATGCCAGACACGATTGCCGCAGTTGAAATCAATGGTGCAACATATATCGTAACAGCCAACGAAGGTGATGCCCGTGAATACGATCCATTCGAAGAGGAATCGCGCATTAAAGATCTGGGAGACGTCGGCCTTGAGCTGGATTCTGAAATCTTCCCGGACTCCAGCATCACTGAAGATGAAAATCTAGGACGCTACACCATCACAACCACCATGGGTGACCTGGATGGTGACAATGCCCTCGATCAGATCTTCGGATTTGGTGGACGTTCTTTCTCAATCTTTGACGAAAAAGGAAGTCTTGTTTTCGACAGCGGTTCCATCATCGCGGAAAAAATCGCAGAGCTTTTCCCTGACGACTTCAATTCGAATAACGACGAAAACGACAGCTTCGAAAGCCGCAGTGACAATAAAGGCACTGAGCCGGAAGCTGTAGCAATCGGTAAGATCGGTGCAAAGACCTTTGCCTTCATTGCCCTTGAGCGCCAAAGCGCGGTTATGGTCTTCGACATCACCAACCCTGCCCAAGCATACTATGTCGACATTCTAAGCAGTCGCGACTTCAGCGGCGATGCAGCAGCAGGCGAAGCCGGTGATCTTGGTCCAGAAAGCATCGAGTTCGTTCCAGCACTCTACAGTCCAACTGGTGCTCCGTTCCTCCTGGTAGGTAACGAAGTTTCCGGATCGACTTCAGTCTGGGGTCTTGAAGGTACCACACTGCTTCAGATTCTCCACGCTTCCGATCTCGAAGGTGGGGTTGAAGCTTTGGAAGCAGCCCCTGACTTCGCTGCAATTGTTGAAGGACTTGAAAATCAAACTGACGACCATGGAATCCCAAGCGTTGTCCTCTCCGCAGGTGACAACTACATCCCAGGTCCATTCTTCAGTGCTGCTGGTGACTCCGCTCTCCGCACCGTCCTTCAGGATGTTTATCAGGACTTCTTCTCGGAAGACGGTTTGACCAATCTCCGCGAAGGAAACGGTCGTGTTGATATTTCAATCATGAATGCTATCGGCTTTGACGCTTCAGCAGTAGGTAACCATGAGTTTGACGCTGGGACTTCTTCCATCGAAGACATTATCCTCACTGACATTCGTGGAGACAGCCTTGGTGATGTTCGCTGGCTCGGCGCTCAATTCCCTTACTTGAGCTCCAACCTCGATTTCTCCAATGATGGCCTTGGTGATTTCTTCACCAATGACATTCTGCCAAATACAGACTTCCAATCACATCCAAGCGATCTGGATACAGCGGGTAATGCACCAAAACTTGCTCCTGCCACAGTCATCCAGATAGGTGCAGAGTATCTCGGGGTTGTGGGTGCCACGACTCAGGTTATCCAGACAATCTCCTCTCCTGGCGATGTTTTGGAAACCACAGGTGATGCAAACGACATGGTTGCTCTGGCCGCTGTAATCCAGCCACAAATCGACCGTCTGCTGCCGATGACCAATAAGATCGTAATTGTCTCACACCTACAGCAAATCGCACTTGAAAAGGAACTCGCTGGTTTGCTCGAAGGAGTTGATATCATCATTGCGGGTGGTTCGGATACCTTACAGGCAAATGAAGAGAATACACTTCGTGATGGTGATACAGCCGAAGAAGCTTATCCATTCGTAACCACAAACGCGGATGGTGATTCAGTTGTCATCGTCAGCACCGATGGAGAATACAGCTACGTTGGGCGTTTAGTGGTTGCCTTCGACCTCGAAGGTAAACTCATCACTGACAGTCTTGATAATGATCTTATCGGACCTTATGCAACCGTCGATAGTGTTGTTGAGGCACTCTGGGGTGAAGAAGATCCATTCGCAGAAGGGACCCGCGCTGAACTCGTTCAACGCTTGGTCAATGATGGTATCTTCCCGGTTATTATCGCAAAGGATAGCAACATCCTCGGTCTGACCAATGTCTTCATCGAAGGTCGTCGTTCCAAAGTAAGAACAGAAGAGACTACTCTTGGTAATCTGACTGCTGATGCAAACCTCTGGGTCGCCCAACAGTTCGATAGCACTGTTCGCGTTTCTCTTAAGAACGGTGGTGGTATTCGTGCAACAATCGGTGAGGTAGTTGGTAACAACGGCCTGCTTCTTCCTCCTCAGGCAAATGCACTCTCCGGTAAGGAAGTTGGAGAAATCTCACAATTGGATATCGAGAATTCATTGCGTTTCAATAACGGACTGACACTGCTTACCGTTACAGCACAAGAACTCGTCTGGTTACTGGAACATGCTGTCGCAGGAACTGCAGAAGGTGCAACACCTGGTCAGTTCCCACAAGTTGGTGGCCTCGCCTTCTCCTTCGATCCAACAGGAACAGCTGTTGAGTTCGATGACGAAGCCAATGTTGTCACAGCTGGAACACGCGTAAAGAATGTAGTCCTGCTCAACGAAAACGGTCAACCTGATGTTCAGATCATGCAGGATGGAGTTCTTGTTGCACCAGCAGATTATGAAATCCGCATGGTCACACTCAACTTCCTCTGGGGCATCTTCTCAAGCAGCGACTTCATTGGAGGTGACGGTTATCCGTTCCCTGCATTCGCAGATAATGTTGTTCAGTTGGGTGATGTCTTGACCGACGATGGTGAGATTGACTTCTCTGATCCGGGCGGCGAACAGGATGCTCTGGCAGAATATCTACTGGAGCTCTTCGCAAATACCCCGTTCAGCGTTATTGAAACGGCTGCAGCACTTGACCAGCGTATCCAGAATCTTGGCTCTCGTAACGATGGCCTTGTTCCTGGTTTCGATGTTGAGTCGAGTTTGATTACAGCTCCTGCTGCCGGTGGAACCTTCCAGGTTGCAGTTGAAACCGTAACCAACGGTGCCTGGAAAACTGAAGAAGAGCTCGACTGGCTGGTTATCAGCCGACTCCTGGCAACGGACACAACCACAGGAAATGGCCCGGCAACGGTTGAAGTCGTTATCGATGCAAATGACAGCACCAGCCCACGCGGCGGTGATATCATCATTGCTGGTCAAGCCATCGTTGTACGTCAGGATGGAACAGCCGAAGATGACGCAACGTTTGAGCTGGATCGTAATGTTCAAGTCCTCAGTGGCCTGGGTGGAACGGTCATCGTTACAGTCACAGGAACAGAAGGTGCAACCTGGCAATCGATCTCACAAGTTGAATGGATTTCGATTCAGCGTGGTCGTGCCGGCGAAGGCGATGGGCTCGTGATTCTCGAAGTAGCCCGTAATACTGGCAGCGCCCGTTCAGGACGCGTTGAAATCGCTGGCCTGCGTTTCCTCGTGGATCAGGGAGAAAACATCCCGAATGTCAGCGAAGAAAACCGTGGACGTGTTCCACAGGATATCGTTGAGAACGAAGACGGTTCTTTCCAGAATAACTGGTTCGGACGTTTCTTCATCGTCAACGAAAATGGTGGAATCGGTGTTCACGATGCCTGGGGCGAAATCTTCTTCCCTGAAGTCCAGGAAGATGTCGAAGACGCTCTCTGGTTCTACGACTTCGACGAAGAAAGCTGGCACTTCACCAGTGACGATGTTGACCCATTCGTATTCAGTGTCGCCGAACAAAACTGGCTCTACTTGCTTCAAATTGGCGAAGAAGCTTATGTCTTCAGTAATGCCCAGCAAGCCTGGCGCCGCATTCGCTAA
- the ffh gene encoding signal recognition particle protein produces MLESLTDRMTSVMRNLRGISKLSEDNMAEALKEVRTALLSADVHFKVARQFVEDVKQAAVGQEVLKSVTPGQQIVKIISDELEKLLGEGASRLAEKKPLRIMMVGLHGSGKTTSTAKLAKRLAKDGYKPAVIACDVYRPAAIDQLETLAKQIDVPCYTDRSSQDVPKIGRAGLDWAKEQDRDLIIFDTAGRLQIDNDLIKEIQKLKDKIVPDEVLLVADSALGQEAVNVAQHFNDAVKLTGIVLTKLDGDARGGAALSMKAITGVPIKFMGTGEKVDEFDIFHPDRMAQRILGMGDVVSLVEKAQETVDQDEAERLAKKMQGADFNFEDFLAQMRQVKKMGSLGGLMKMMPGMSGIQIGDKEENQLKRTEAIILSMTPGERQTPRLLNGSRRKRIAAGSGVEVKDVNQLIKQFQQMQKMMKMMRGSKGKKMMKKMGKMGGMPGGGGFRGGGMPGGGLPGGGSGGLPDISSLPKL; encoded by the coding sequence ATGCTTGAATCACTGACCGATAGAATGACTTCTGTCATGCGCAACCTGCGTGGCATTAGCAAATTGTCTGAGGATAACATGGCTGAGGCCCTCAAAGAGGTGCGTACAGCCTTACTTTCGGCTGATGTACATTTCAAAGTGGCGCGTCAGTTCGTCGAAGATGTCAAGCAGGCGGCTGTGGGCCAGGAAGTGCTCAAATCCGTCACCCCAGGCCAGCAAATCGTCAAGATCATCAGTGATGAGCTGGAAAAGCTTTTGGGTGAAGGTGCCTCTCGCTTAGCCGAGAAGAAGCCGCTTCGGATCATGATGGTTGGTCTGCATGGTTCGGGTAAAACCACCTCGACTGCCAAGTTGGCCAAACGTCTGGCCAAGGATGGTTACAAGCCTGCGGTTATCGCCTGCGATGTTTATCGCCCGGCGGCGATTGATCAGCTGGAAACCCTGGCCAAGCAAATTGATGTTCCCTGCTACACCGATCGGAGCTCCCAGGATGTTCCCAAAATTGGGCGTGCGGGACTGGATTGGGCCAAAGAGCAGGACCGTGACCTTATCATTTTTGACACTGCAGGCCGCCTGCAGATTGACAATGACTTGATTAAGGAAATCCAGAAGCTGAAGGACAAGATTGTCCCTGATGAAGTGCTTCTGGTGGCTGACTCAGCGTTGGGGCAGGAAGCGGTTAATGTCGCCCAACATTTTAACGATGCGGTCAAGCTGACTGGTATTGTTCTGACCAAGCTCGACGGTGACGCACGGGGTGGGGCTGCGCTTTCGATGAAGGCCATCACAGGTGTGCCAATCAAGTTTATGGGCACGGGGGAAAAAGTCGATGAGTTCGATATTTTCCATCCTGATCGCATGGCCCAGCGAATTCTGGGGATGGGCGACGTGGTTTCGCTCGTGGAGAAAGCCCAGGAAACAGTCGATCAGGACGAGGCTGAGCGTCTGGCCAAAAAGATGCAGGGCGCAGACTTCAACTTCGAAGATTTTCTCGCTCAGATGCGTCAGGTGAAGAAAATGGGTTCACTTGGTGGCTTGATGAAGATGATGCCCGGAATGAGTGGCATACAGATCGGTGACAAGGAAGAGAATCAACTCAAGCGCACCGAAGCGATTATCCTGTCGATGACTCCGGGAGAGCGCCAGACACCTCGTCTGCTCAATGGCTCACGCCGCAAGCGTATTGCGGCCGGCTCAGGAGTCGAAGTAAAAGACGTCAACCAGCTCATCAAGCAGTTTCAGCAGATGCAGAAAATGATGAAGATGATGCGTGGCTCCAAGGGCAAAAAGATGATGAAGAAAATGGGTAAGATGGGCGGCATGCCTGGCGGCGGCGGTTTCCGAGGTGGAGGTATGCCTGGTGGTGGCCTTCCCGGTGGTGGAAGTGGTGGTCTTCCCGATATCAGCAGCTTGCCAAAGCTGTAG